The following coding sequences lie in one Myxococcota bacterium genomic window:
- a CDS encoding LamG-like jellyroll fold domain-containing protein: protein MSARARGAHSRRRVGYLLWPVALLITVLGAVSFLVATEGAVGADASARASETEAAGLVAEAGLAHARWLANRSACANYALGPTAFGSHSYEVTFDPASGSPVRLVATGQLASAARSVVERSGQPIFDLDAAVAVTLAPSDGKDTFIEGQNGHLDHNKETDKALRINAQPDRKDRILIEFDFTGLPDPIHVVSAVLRLEASKHSSTDTVTVHRLRESWTEAGATWQTRDGSTPWANEGGTFDATPSASFVFDGTGPKAVDVTPLVREWLEEGQPNYGMLLQSPDDTGTGDNEFDSSDENNGVIPELLVGFACECGSVCSGTPIGNPLLLSTDGSAELSGVAFRDRDVVESDPVNGTSLFFEGDDVDLDESVNAFHVLEDGRLVLSAEDDSEVEGIDIEPHDLVAYDPGSGVATLFFEGDDHFTGNEDIDAVHVLSNGWLILSTGGDATLGGLSFEDNDLVQYDPVSRIATLLLEGDAIGLDEDVRGLHALEDGSYLLAVDDDETLGGLSFGRSDAVKYDPVLDVATLYFAGDSAFEDSGERISAVHVRGDPGPPVPAGSTPIAHWMLDDGSGGRAVDSAGGHDGKLDGGPSWSATGAVDGSLGFDGLDDRVVVPHDDAFNLSAVTIAAWVWIDSATATHRILSKEPNGSNGSYWLAVQSGALWFGAGGSFHSPVGTVAVGEWVHVAASFDEGTGDVRMYLDGVRVLQEVGFGSLTPNTVDLQLGANWESSKYLGGALDDVRLYGVALPDDEVAALAAGGAPGGGGGGSGDCGEFLDEFNAVSFSGDDGTLLWATDWLEINESNGASSGDIRVRNDDSFYHLRVRDNDGGGEGVQREADLSAGTSATLGFSTRRDGLDGTSDYVTLDASDDGGASWTELMRFQGPGTDSSYTGHKVDLTPYLSSETRIRFLSSPTLGGQDELMIDDVRIVLEGCGGR from the coding sequence ATGAGCGCGCGCGCGCGTGGAGCCCACTCCCGGCGGCGTGTCGGCTATCTGCTGTGGCCGGTCGCGCTGCTAATCACGGTGCTCGGCGCGGTGTCGTTCCTGGTGGCCACGGAGGGGGCGGTCGGTGCGGATGCGAGTGCCCGCGCCTCCGAAACCGAGGCCGCCGGGCTGGTGGCCGAGGCCGGCCTGGCCCATGCGCGCTGGCTCGCGAACCGGAGCGCGTGCGCGAACTACGCGCTGGGCCCCACGGCCTTCGGTTCCCATAGCTACGAGGTGACCTTCGACCCCGCCTCCGGTTCCCCCGTGCGCCTGGTGGCGACGGGCCAGCTGGCCTCGGCGGCGCGCTCCGTGGTGGAGCGGAGCGGGCAACCCATCTTCGACCTGGACGCCGCCGTGGCCGTGACGCTGGCGCCCAGCGACGGCAAGGACACCTTCATCGAGGGCCAGAACGGTCACCTCGACCACAACAAGGAGACCGACAAGGCGCTACGCATCAACGCCCAGCCCGACCGGAAGGATCGAATCCTCATCGAGTTCGATTTCACGGGCTTGCCCGACCCGATCCACGTGGTCTCGGCGGTGTTGCGCCTCGAGGCGTCGAAGCATTCCTCGACGGACACCGTCACCGTCCACCGTCTGCGCGAGAGCTGGACGGAAGCCGGCGCGACCTGGCAGACCCGCGACGGATCGACACCGTGGGCCAACGAAGGGGGCACCTTCGACGCCACACCCTCGGCCTCCTTCGTGTTCGACGGAACCGGACCGAAGGCGGTCGACGTGACCCCGCTGGTGCGCGAGTGGCTCGAAGAAGGGCAACCGAACTACGGGATGCTCCTGCAGTCCCCGGACGACACCGGCACCGGCGACAACGAGTTCGACAGCAGCGACGAGAACAATGGGGTGATCCCGGAGCTGCTCGTCGGCTTCGCCTGCGAGTGTGGATCGGTATGCAGCGGCACACCCATCGGAAACCCCCTGCTGCTCTCGACCGACGGGTCCGCCGAGCTGTCGGGCGTCGCTTTCCGTGACCGGGATGTCGTGGAGTCGGACCCCGTGAACGGCACATCGCTCTTCTTCGAGGGTGACGACGTGGATCTCGATGAGTCCGTGAATGCGTTTCACGTACTCGAAGACGGGCGTCTCGTGCTCTCTGCGGAGGACGACAGCGAGGTCGAGGGCATCGACATCGAGCCCCACGACCTCGTCGCCTACGACCCCGGTTCGGGAGTGGCCACCCTCTTCTTCGAAGGCGACGACCACTTCACGGGCAACGAAGACATCGACGCGGTCCACGTCCTCTCGAACGGTTGGCTGATCCTCTCGACCGGCGGCGACGCGACCCTGGGCGGGCTCTCCTTCGAAGACAACGATCTGGTGCAGTACGACCCGGTGAGTCGAATCGCCACGCTCCTGTTGGAGGGCGATGCGATCGGCCTCGACGAGGACGTCCGCGGCTTGCATGCCCTGGAAGACGGCAGTTACCTGCTCGCGGTCGACGACGACGAGACGCTCGGCGGGCTCTCCTTCGGGCGCTCGGACGCGGTCAAATACGATCCCGTCCTGGACGTCGCGACGCTCTACTTCGCCGGCGACAGCGCCTTCGAAGACAGCGGGGAGCGCATCTCGGCTGTGCACGTGCGGGGCGATCCCGGGCCGCCGGTCCCGGCCGGGTCGACGCCGATCGCCCACTGGATGTTGGACGACGGCAGCGGGGGGCGCGCGGTCGACTCCGCCGGAGGGCATGACGGCAAGCTCGACGGAGGCCCGAGCTGGTCCGCCACAGGCGCGGTCGATGGCTCCCTCGGCTTCGACGGCCTGGACGATCGCGTGGTCGTGCCTCACGACGACGCCTTCAACCTGAGCGCGGTGACCATCGCCGCGTGGGTCTGGATCGATTCCGCAACCGCAACGCATCGCATCCTCAGCAAGGAGCCGAACGGCAGCAACGGGAGCTACTGGCTGGCCGTCCAGAGCGGCGCCCTCTGGTTCGGTGCCGGCGGGTCCTTCCACTCACCGGTCGGTACGGTCGCGGTCGGCGAATGGGTGCATGTTGCAGCGAGCTTCGACGAAGGGACCGGCGACGTCCGGATGTATCTCGACGGCGTCCGGGTCCTTCAGGAAGTGGGGTTCGGCTCGCTCACGCCGAACACTGTAGATCTCCAGCTAGGAGCGAACTGGGAGTCCTCGAAGTACCTCGGTGGCGCCCTCGACGACGTGCGGCTCTACGGCGTCGCCCTGCCCGACGACGAGGTCGCCGCGCTCGCTGCGGGCGGTGCACCCGGCGGAGGAGGCGGCGGGTCCGGCGATTGCGGTGAGTTCCTGGACGAGTTCAACGCGGTGTCCTTCTCCGGCGACGACGGGACGCTTTTATGGGCGACGGACTGGCTGGAGATCAACGAGAGCAACGGCGCTTCGAGCGGCGACATCCGCGTCCGGAACGACGACAGCTTCTACCACCTCCGCGTGCGCGACAACGATGGCGGTGGCGAGGGCGTCCAGCGCGAGGCAGATCTGTCGGCCGGGACGTCGGCCACGTTGGGCTTCTCGACCCGCCGCGACGGCCTCGACGGCACCAGCGACTACGTGACCCTGGACGCTTCCGACGATGGCGGTGCGAGCTGGACCGAGTTGATGCGCTTTCAGGGGCCGGGCACCGATTCTTCGTATACCGGCCACAAGGTCGATCTCACCCCGTACTTGTCGAGTGAAACCCGGATCCGCTTTCTGAGCTCGCCCACACTCGGAGGTCAGGACGAACTCATGATCGATGACGTGCGCATCGTTCTGGAGGGTTGCGGGGGCCGATGA
- a CDS encoding prepilin-type N-terminal cleavage/methylation domain-containing protein: protein MTGSGQRRGAHGFTLVELLAAVAIAAVLVGGLIGVVQTTLAASEDTRVRNDLAAQAEFAMDRIARAIRGSQVLLVPLDEDPSTGNSESIIEPGLLAVSLDPSLDLDQDGIADADNDGDGLVDEDLPGDSTNDARPGVRGIDDDNSGITDVSFAGSRDDDETGFVRDEDPINGLDDDGDGSIDEDPPADMNGDGAPGVAGVDDDGDGSVDEGDVADDDEDGTSDEDWYDVVAYFVSGQDLIERHPDLDPTDGTDYTERTIASPVVRFRVERLPRDGLRATVVDVLLELGSDPTTVTVQRRVRVAGADG from the coding sequence ATGACGGGCAGCGGCCAGCGGCGCGGTGCCCATGGTTTCACGCTCGTGGAGCTCCTCGCCGCGGTGGCGATCGCCGCCGTGCTCGTCGGCGGCCTGATCGGCGTCGTCCAGACCACGCTGGCGGCGTCCGAGGACACGCGCGTCCGCAACGACCTGGCGGCCCAGGCCGAGTTCGCGATGGACCGCATCGCCCGCGCGATCCGGGGGTCGCAGGTGCTGCTCGTGCCCCTCGACGAGGATCCCTCCACCGGGAACAGCGAGTCGATCATCGAGCCCGGTCTGCTCGCCGTCAGCCTCGATCCGAGTCTGGACCTCGATCAGGACGGGATCGCCGACGCGGACAACGACGGCGATGGCCTCGTGGACGAGGACCTGCCCGGCGACAGTACCAATGACGCACGCCCTGGCGTCCGCGGGATCGACGACGACAACAGTGGGATCACCGACGTCTCGTTCGCGGGGAGCCGGGACGACGACGAGACCGGGTTCGTTCGCGACGAGGATCCGATCAACGGCCTCGACGACGACGGAGACGGCAGCATCGACGAGGACCCGCCTGCCGACATGAACGGAGACGGCGCGCCCGGCGTCGCGGGGGTCGACGACGACGGGGATGGCAGCGTCGACGAAGGCGACGTGGCCGACGACGACGAGGACGGCACGAGCGACGAAGACTGGTACGACGTCGTCGCGTACTTCGTGAGCGGTCAGGATCTGATCGAGCGGCACCCGGATCTCGACCCCACCGATGGCACGGACTACACCGAGCGCACGATCGCGAGCCCGGTGGTTCGATTCCGCGTGGAGCGGCTGCCCCGCGACGGCCTGCGGGCCACGGTCGTCGACGTGCTGCTGGAGCTCGGCAGCGACCCGACGACGGTGACCGTGCAGCGAAGGGTGCGCGTCGCCGGGGCGGATGGATGA
- a CDS encoding prepilin-type N-terminal cleavage/methylation domain-containing protein codes for MTSGTARGASECARRGNQGFTLVEIVTVVLILGVAAWVALPAAAPTAPFALERATESFARAIRFARDESLRTDAPFGVEVDTVQRRLRVFRGDAATNPPTPIFDVVDPLSGRLYDVALEADASMRDIGIVATPTWTASCTAPLRLGFEGRGAPRCGDPWSVLLQTATIDLTLAGHTRRIAIDGVTGRVSLP; via the coding sequence ATGACGAGCGGGACAGCACGGGGTGCCTCGGAGTGCGCGAGGCGGGGAAACCAGGGCTTCACGCTCGTCGAGATCGTGACCGTCGTACTGATACTCGGCGTCGCCGCTTGGGTGGCGCTCCCGGCTGCTGCGCCCACCGCCCCCTTCGCGCTGGAGCGCGCCACCGAGTCCTTTGCCCGCGCGATCCGCTTCGCGCGAGACGAGTCGCTGCGCACCGACGCGCCCTTCGGTGTCGAGGTCGACACCGTCCAGCGCCGCCTGCGCGTCTTCCGTGGCGACGCCGCCACGAACCCGCCCACTCCCATCTTCGACGTCGTCGATCCGCTCTCGGGGCGGCTCTACGACGTGGCTCTGGAAGCCGACGCGTCGATGCGCGACATCGGCATCGTCGCGACCCCCACCTGGACCGCGAGTTGCACCGCACCCCTGCGGCTCGGCTTCGAGGGTCGCGGGGCGCCTCGGTGCGGTGATCCCTGGTCGGTGCTGCTCCAGACCGCGACGATCGATCTGACCCTGGCGGGCCACACCCGGCGGATCGCGATCGATGGCGTGACCGGACGGGTGTCGCTGCCGTGA
- a CDS encoding SagB/ThcOx family dehydrogenase, producing the protein MANTDRRGFFRFSAGVLAALGVRPAHAEETETALAIHRATRNTELGAIGARIRRWRGPLQAWKPYPGKPRVALPVPEATGGRGLEALVAAFTPDAGFAPTTVSLGAVSQLLFLANGVTQPGPAPLRAAPSAGALYAGELYLVAERVRGLEAGVYSYAPLSGELVRLRSGKFLGEVAGAVEVPGDRSEAALAVAITNVFARYQVRYANRGYRYALIDAGHIGENLRLAAAELGLHETGPLRFEDDHLNALLGIDGRKEAVCDLHFVGAPGAGGSARPAPRPLVEHQWSTERPEGGASGATAPERYHTATKLVPRGGASGGAAPASGASATRPANARRGPRAPLTLRAAIRARRSASAFDAAPVPREKLVRLLSIAQDNPSLQRCIGLDLYVVAHRVEHTPPGLYRYAPGTQALEPHRREALSEPLVEATLGQERSGQAGLAVVGVARLGEAVAREGERSYRHLLLEAGATAQRVYLAAEALGLAARNLAAFYDDALDALLGLDGTREVAVHLTAVGLGR; encoded by the coding sequence GTGGCGAACACGGATCGTCGCGGCTTCTTCCGCTTCTCGGCAGGCGTGCTCGCGGCCCTGGGTGTCCGCCCGGCCCACGCCGAAGAGACCGAGACTGCCCTCGCGATCCACCGGGCCACGCGCAACACCGAGCTCGGCGCGATCGGCGCGCGCATCCGCCGCTGGCGCGGCCCGCTGCAGGCCTGGAAGCCCTACCCGGGAAAGCCGCGCGTCGCCCTGCCCGTTCCCGAGGCCACCGGCGGTCGTGGCCTCGAAGCCCTGGTCGCCGCCTTCACCCCGGACGCGGGCTTTGCACCCACGACCGTCTCCCTCGGCGCGGTTTCCCAGCTGCTCTTCCTGGCGAACGGCGTCACCCAACCCGGGCCCGCGCCGCTGCGGGCCGCCCCGTCGGCGGGTGCGCTCTACGCGGGTGAGCTGTACCTCGTCGCAGAGCGGGTGCGCGGACTCGAGGCGGGCGTCTACTCCTATGCACCGCTCTCGGGCGAACTGGTGCGCCTGCGTTCCGGGAAGTTCCTCGGCGAGGTGGCCGGAGCGGTCGAGGTCCCGGGCGATCGATCGGAAGCGGCGCTGGCCGTCGCGATCACGAACGTCTTCGCGCGCTACCAGGTCCGGTATGCGAACCGCGGCTATCGCTACGCGTTGATCGATGCGGGTCACATCGGCGAGAACCTGCGGCTCGCCGCCGCAGAACTGGGCCTCCACGAGACCGGCCCGCTGCGTTTCGAGGACGATCACCTGAACGCGCTGCTCGGAATCGACGGACGCAAGGAGGCGGTCTGCGACCTCCACTTCGTCGGTGCCCCGGGCGCGGGCGGAAGCGCTCGGCCCGCGCCGCGGCCGCTCGTCGAGCATCAGTGGAGCACCGAACGTCCCGAAGGGGGCGCGTCGGGCGCAACGGCCCCCGAGCGCTACCACACGGCGACGAAGCTGGTGCCCCGCGGCGGTGCGAGCGGCGGGGCCGCCCCTGCCTCGGGCGCTTCCGCAACAAGACCGGCGAACGCGCGCCGGGGTCCGCGCGCGCCCCTGACCCTGCGCGCCGCGATCCGGGCACGGCGCTCGGCGAGTGCGTTCGACGCGGCACCGGTGCCGCGCGAGAAGCTCGTGCGACTGCTCTCGATCGCCCAGGACAACCCGAGCCTCCAGCGCTGCATCGGGCTGGACCTCTACGTGGTCGCACACCGGGTCGAACACACGCCGCCGGGCCTGTACCGCTACGCACCGGGTACCCAGGCGCTCGAACCCCACCGCCGCGAAGCGCTCTCCGAACCCCTCGTCGAAGCCACCCTCGGCCAGGAGCGATCGGGGCAGGCGGGGCTCGCCGTGGTGGGGGTCGCCCGGCTGGGCGAGGCCGTCGCGCGGGAAGGCGAGCGCAGCTATCGCCACCTCCTGCTCGAGGCCGGCGCGACCGCCCAGCGCGTCTACCTGGCGGCCGAAGCGCTGGGCCTCGCCGCTCGCAACCTCGCCGCCTTCTACGACGACGCCCTCGACGCCTTGCTCGGCCTCGACGGCACCCGCGAGGTCGCGGTGCACCTGACGGCGGTGGGACTGGGACGCTGA
- a CDS encoding amidohydrolase family protein: MNQTPYTLITADTHAGGSHAQYREYLDPKYREAFDEWRGGYKNPAQQHYGVKKMRNWDLDIRNGDQNSQGVVGEVVFPNTVPPFYKKSIVTTQPPKPAEYEQCLAGIRAHNRWLVDFCNEDPDRRAGIGLILPNDLDEAVKDIEFIAKSGLRGGVLLPLIPEDCHWLKPLYHRDWDKVFAAIQDCDLVMNQHSGQGSPDYGKGMVAEAIWISEVQFFCRRGFAHLIMSGVYERFPKLRYILTESGCSWAPAMLAQLDRVHGGMQAGMMGEMHYGDGEWGLKQKPSEYARQHCWYGASFPSKFELQGMQEVGAERVLWGNDYPHYEGTFPYNLESLRLTFADISEEHRRMLFAENAAALYDFDLDKLKPLAEKHGPTPAQIDEPLPLGDIPRDSNCYLFQTALREAREQSAAKA; encoded by the coding sequence ATGAACCAGACCCCCTACACGCTGATCACCGCGGATACCCACGCCGGCGGAAGCCACGCCCAGTACCGCGAATACCTCGACCCGAAGTACCGCGAAGCCTTCGACGAATGGCGCGGTGGCTACAAGAACCCGGCCCAGCAGCACTACGGCGTGAAGAAGATGCGCAACTGGGACCTCGACATCCGCAACGGCGACCAGAACAGCCAGGGTGTCGTGGGGGAAGTGGTCTTCCCGAACACGGTGCCGCCCTTCTACAAGAAGAGCATCGTGACCACCCAGCCGCCGAAGCCCGCCGAGTACGAGCAGTGCCTGGCTGGGATTCGCGCCCACAACCGCTGGCTCGTCGACTTCTGCAACGAAGATCCGGATCGCCGGGCGGGCATCGGCCTGATCCTGCCCAACGATCTCGACGAAGCGGTGAAGGACATCGAGTTCATCGCCAAGTCGGGTCTGCGCGGCGGCGTCCTGCTGCCGCTGATCCCCGAGGACTGTCACTGGCTGAAGCCGCTCTACCACCGTGACTGGGACAAGGTGTTCGCTGCGATCCAGGACTGCGACCTCGTCATGAACCAGCACTCGGGGCAGGGCTCCCCCGACTACGGCAAGGGCATGGTGGCCGAGGCGATCTGGATCTCGGAGGTCCAGTTCTTCTGTCGGCGCGGCTTCGCGCACCTCATCATGAGCGGCGTCTACGAGCGCTTCCCCAAGCTTCGCTACATCCTCACCGAGAGCGGCTGCTCCTGGGCGCCGGCGATGCTCGCCCAGCTCGATCGCGTTCACGGCGGCATGCAGGCGGGCATGATGGGCGAAATGCACTACGGCGACGGCGAATGGGGCCTGAAGCAGAAGCCGAGCGAGTACGCGCGCCAGCACTGCTGGTACGGCGCGAGCTTCCCCAGCAAGTTCGAGCTCCAGGGCATGCAGGAGGTCGGCGCCGAGCGGGTGCTCTGGGGCAACGACTATCCGCACTACGAAGGGACCTTCCCCTACAACCTCGAATCCCTGCGGCTCACCTTCGCCGACATCTCCGAGGAGCACCGGCGCATGCTCTTCGCCGAGAACGCGGCGGCGCTCTACGACTTCGACCTCGACAAGCTGAAGCCGCTGGCCGAGAAGCACGGCCCGACACCTGCGCAGATCGATGAGCCCTTGCCGCTCGGCGACATCCCGCGCGACTCGAACTGCTACCTCTTCCAGACCGCGCTGCGCGAAGCGCGAGAGCAGTCCGCGGCCAAGGCGTGA
- a CDS encoding response regulator translates to MSARPATVLLVDDDAADRELTRRALVGGGLRAHLEEVEGGEEALDYLRRRGDYANASEVAGPDLILLDLNMPRMNGIELLEAMQALGFTGVPIVVLTTSQADVDVEACYALGCASFLSKPVRWGEFAQVVAQLGRSF, encoded by the coding sequence GTGAGTGCGCGCCCGGCGACGGTGCTGCTCGTCGACGACGACGCTGCCGATCGCGAGCTGACGCGGCGCGCGCTCGTCGGCGGCGGTCTTCGCGCGCACCTCGAGGAGGTCGAGGGTGGCGAAGAAGCGCTCGACTATCTGCGACGCCGGGGCGACTACGCCAACGCGAGCGAAGTAGCCGGGCCGGACCTGATCCTCCTCGACCTGAACATGCCGCGGATGAACGGGATCGAGCTCCTCGAAGCGATGCAGGCACTCGGGTTCACCGGCGTCCCGATCGTCGTGCTCACCACCTCCCAGGCGGACGTGGACGTTGAAGCCTGCTACGCCCTGGGTTGTGCGTCGTTCCTCTCGAAGCCGGTTCGCTGGGGGGAGTTCGCGCAGGTCGTGGCGCAGCTCGGTCGGTCGTTCTGA
- a CDS encoding ATP-binding protein has product MKPSLVSLIVVATIAIFAGSFGSALFFAHTELREFAASERQHQAQEGLAQLEESVRHWESRIVSRVKDLGTVPELIQGVMQPGFRIREMRRYLDHTNWDGRPVQFTVLDFEGGELYQRLGEPAVVFPHSGVVAEILDGLRASFVLAHRTGAAAWLSVGAPIGRTGFPEGVIIATVPIGALTDQLPSIRSGGLELRLGDAVLFRSGAAQVDSAVSFSDSPLSLHYGPDLSRLDAALSGFETTILVTFLAMFLGSLGLLHASLRSFLATPIRQLVAAISRIDPAKPTPLRLRRQPFRETDALVRTFSALLARLAESQRWLDGANRNLERRVERRTAELAARNQELERFAYVASHDLQEPLRKISAFSEILCEEHAAELSDEGVRILGIVRDGAVRMGELIRDLLDFSQIGRTKSEPTMVNLSETVSVVLEDLAQRANESGARIEVVEPLPSVPGHRRYLQQLFQNLLSNAIKFSGEQPPDIRIEARSTAEEVTIRVRDRGIGIEQKYFDRVFGMFERLHSKSSYSGTGIGLAICKRVVEVHHGRIWVETTLGGGATFAFVIPAVRESLDEGEA; this is encoded by the coding sequence ATGAAACCCTCGCTCGTCAGCCTGATCGTGGTGGCGACCATCGCGATCTTCGCGGGCAGCTTCGGCTCGGCCCTGTTCTTCGCGCACACGGAGCTGCGGGAGTTCGCGGCGTCCGAGCGTCAGCACCAGGCCCAGGAGGGCCTCGCGCAACTCGAGGAATCGGTTCGACACTGGGAGTCGCGGATCGTCTCGCGGGTGAAGGATCTCGGTACCGTTCCCGAGCTGATCCAGGGCGTCATGCAGCCCGGCTTCCGCATCCGTGAGATGCGGCGCTACCTGGACCACACGAACTGGGACGGCCGCCCCGTTCAATTCACGGTGCTCGACTTCGAGGGCGGCGAACTCTACCAGCGGCTGGGGGAGCCGGCCGTTGTCTTCCCTCACTCCGGAGTCGTCGCGGAGATCCTCGACGGCCTTCGGGCCAGCTTCGTTCTTGCGCACCGAACCGGAGCGGCCGCGTGGCTCTCGGTCGGTGCCCCGATCGGTCGGACGGGATTTCCGGAAGGCGTGATCATCGCGACGGTGCCGATTGGAGCCCTGACGGATCAGCTGCCCTCGATTCGCTCGGGTGGCCTGGAGCTCCGGCTCGGGGACGCGGTGTTGTTCCGAAGCGGCGCGGCGCAGGTCGACAGCGCGGTCTCGTTCTCGGACAGTCCCCTCTCCCTCCACTACGGGCCCGACCTCTCGCGGCTCGATGCAGCCCTGTCGGGCTTCGAGACGACCATCCTCGTCACCTTCCTGGCGATGTTCTTGGGGAGTCTCGGTCTGCTGCACGCGAGCCTGCGGAGCTTCCTCGCGACTCCGATCCGGCAGCTGGTGGCGGCGATCTCCCGAATCGATCCGGCAAAGCCCACGCCCCTGCGCCTGCGCCGGCAGCCATTCCGGGAGACGGACGCTTTGGTCCGCACTTTCTCTGCACTCCTCGCACGACTCGCCGAGTCGCAGCGTTGGCTGGACGGCGCCAACCGCAACCTGGAGCGAAGGGTCGAGCGTCGGACGGCCGAACTCGCGGCGCGGAACCAGGAGCTCGAGCGCTTCGCGTATGTCGCATCGCACGATCTGCAGGAGCCGCTGCGAAAGATCTCCGCGTTCTCCGAGATCCTCTGTGAGGAGCACGCCGCCGAGCTGAGTGACGAAGGGGTGCGGATCCTCGGCATCGTCCGGGATGGGGCGGTGCGCATGGGAGAGCTCATTCGGGACTTGCTCGACTTCTCCCAGATCGGACGCACGAAGTCCGAGCCGACGATGGTGAACCTCTCCGAGACCGTGTCGGTCGTGCTCGAAGACCTGGCGCAGCGGGCGAACGAATCCGGCGCCCGCATCGAGGTGGTCGAGCCGCTGCCCAGCGTGCCCGGACACCGCCGCTATCTGCAGCAGCTCTTCCAGAACCTGCTTTCGAACGCGATCAAGTTCAGCGGGGAGCAGCCCCCCGACATCCGGATCGAGGCGCGCTCGACGGCGGAAGAAGTCACGATTCGGGTCCGCGATCGCGGGATCGGGATCGAGCAGAAGTACTTCGACCGCGTGTTCGGCATGTTCGAGCGGCTCCACTCGAAGTCCAGCTACTCCGGGACCGGCATCGGCCTCGCCATCTGCAAGCGCGTCGTCGAGGTGCACCACGGTCGGATCTGGGTGGAGACGACGCTGGGAGGAGGGGCGACCTTCGCCTTCGTGATCCCCGCGGTGCGCGAATCCCTCGACGAGGGGGAGGCGTGA
- a CDS encoding ABC transporter substrate-binding protein encodes MLAAPPSGAESLETPVRIYLDASQTGGSKEAGRAIERGIRTALALEDGKLGGRPVELVVRDHRANTARSLRHLEEFHADPQGLIVFGGMHSPPLLALRDRIHERAIPVLVPWAAAGPITRGAPPGWIFRLSVDDTKAGHAIARSAIRLEGFRRPFLILENTGWGDSNLRTMSLAVKQAGGEVAGVHRFGWGTGVLTASELIEDATDSGADVIFLVANAEEGTSFARAILQSPPEERLPIRSHWGITGGTFVADLGPDRIAELDLKVIQTCFSFLSESSPRVREVLGVARRLYPELEPDPRRMPAATGFIHAFDLMQILVAATRDLPWTGEIERDRRLLRDALEQVAGPVPGLIKAYQNPFRPRVDGDPDAHEALGLDDLRMGSFARDGSIELLSNVPAQPHP; translated from the coding sequence GTGCTTGCCGCCCCGCCGAGCGGCGCGGAATCCCTCGAAACGCCGGTCCGGATCTACCTCGATGCCTCCCAGACCGGGGGCTCGAAGGAGGCGGGACGCGCCATCGAGCGCGGCATCCGCACCGCGCTCGCCCTCGAAGACGGGAAGCTGGGCGGCCGACCCGTCGAGCTGGTGGTGCGGGATCACCGCGCGAACACGGCGCGAAGCTTGCGTCATCTCGAAGAGTTCCACGCCGATCCCCAGGGTCTCATCGTCTTCGGCGGGATGCACTCGCCGCCGCTGCTCGCGCTGCGGGATCGGATCCACGAACGCGCGATCCCAGTGCTGGTCCCTTGGGCCGCGGCGGGCCCGATCACCCGGGGCGCGCCCCCCGGTTGGATCTTCCGCCTCTCGGTCGACGACACGAAAGCGGGCCACGCGATCGCGCGTTCGGCCATCCGGCTCGAGGGCTTTCGCCGTCCCTTCCTGATCCTCGAGAACACGGGCTGGGGCGATTCCAACCTGCGAACGATGAGCCTCGCCGTGAAGCAGGCGGGCGGCGAGGTCGCGGGCGTGCACCGCTTCGGCTGGGGGACGGGCGTCCTGACGGCCTCCGAACTGATCGAGGATGCGACCGACTCCGGCGCCGACGTCATCTTCCTCGTCGCGAACGCAGAAGAAGGGACGAGCTTCGCGCGTGCGATCTTGCAGTCGCCCCCGGAAGAACGACTTCCGATCCGAAGTCACTGGGGAATCACCGGCGGAACGTTCGTGGCAGATCTGGGGCCGGACCGGATCGCGGAGCTCGACCTCAAGGTCATCCAGACCTGCTTCTCGTTCCTGTCGGAGAGCTCCCCGCGTGTCCGCGAGGTGCTGGGCGTTGCGCGACGGCTGTACCCCGAGCTCGAGCCCGACCCGCGTCGGATGCCCGCGGCGACTGGCTTCATTCACGCCTTCGATCTCATGCAGATCCTGGTCGCGGCCACACGCGATCTCCCCTGGACGGGCGAGATCGAGAGAGACCGACGCCTGCTCCGTGACGCGCTGGAGCAGGTCGCGGGTCCGGTTCCCGGCCTGATCAAGGCCTACCAGAACCCCTTCCGCCCGCGGGTCGACGGGGACCCGGATGCGCACGAAGCCCTGGGTCTCGACGACCTGCGCATGGGTTCCTTCGCGAGGGACGGATCGATCGAGCTGCTGTCGAACGTGCCGGCGCAGCCGCATCCATGA